The Cydia splendana chromosome Z, ilCydSple1.2, whole genome shotgun sequence genome window below encodes:
- the LOC134804063 gene encoding potassium/sodium hyperpolarization-activated cyclic nucleotide-gated channel 4-like has translation MFSHENIVSGRFKSVLIEHDVINFRVREGGFYGRFQRWWYDLFLLSYGDNRAKRYYMSSYAMMMARTAQFHHERGCIHPFSKFRNFWDCLILHLLLIRMIMFHFNSSVVHDTHIFFHYLLVIIDIVFILDLYVNAKTGYVVQRTRRVVINSHDILLNYLSTDVFLHAMNAIPLQSLMHLRLGKNIINSYSRANLFTCTLKVVSMIHIGRLFQASKYWAKDSDTFAMTVAFKFMRIIVVGLVVVYEIITLTNAYNVIYGIVTGSMKLNTFNGNMLLIKYHSEPGLVINDSAFYYMRLSRVCKIFFLFGFGLLPNAEPADRISAIVSYWVASIFHFWAGIVLYNCVTRENSLNDLLYVARTQTFNVLKIRGLSDTIHDKVVKYYDYKMSSLNILEKKNCLFKALPSELTSEIKMSCFENYVVKIPCFSEWPPEVIAKIVDLLQPEIYLGNDLVSSTQNSRDGLVIVEVGLLAVYSKQEETGHLMDGDYYGETALVIDRETPSNTVVAVTPSTVLLLDKTLFRKMMAAYPDLFCSLRMEFILANVPDSRHGEETGISPES, from the exons atgtttagccatgaaaataTTGTTAGCGGACGTTTTAAATCGGTCCTGATTGAGCACGATGTTATTAATTTCCGCGTACGGGAGGGAGGGTTTTATGGGCGATTTCAGAGGTGGTGGtatgatttatttttgttgtcGTATGGAGATAACCGAGCAAAACGTTACTATATGAGTTCGTACGCGATGATGATGGCAAGGACCGCTCAGTTTCACCATGAACGTGGCTGTATCCATCCTTTTAGTAAATTCAG GAACTTTTGGGACTGTCTAATTCTTCATCTCCTCCTTATACGCATGATAATGTTTCATTTCAACAGTAGTGTCGTACACGACACTCATATATTCTTCCACTATTTGTTGGTCATTATCGACATTGTATTCATATTGGACCTTTATGTCAATGCAAAAACTGGTTACGTGGTCCAAAGAACTAGACGAGTGGTTATAAATTCCCACGATATATTACTAAATTATCTTTCGACGGACGTTTTTCTCCATGCTATGAATGCGATACCACTTCAGAGCCTCATGCACCTTAGACTTGGAAAGAATATAATAAACAGTTACTCCAGAGCCAACTTATTTACCTGTACACTTAAGGTTGTAAGCATGATTCATATAGGTAGACTGTTCCAAGCATCTAAATACTGGGCGAAAGATAGTGATACTTTTGCAATGACGGTTGCCTTCAAGTTTATGAGAATAATTGTTGTTGGACTTGTGGTGGTGTATGAAATAATAACGTTGACTAACGCATACAATGTGATTTATGGAATTGTAACAGGCTCAATGAAGTTAAATACTTTTAACGGAAATATGTTATTGATCAAGTATCATTCCGAGCCCGGACTGGTTATAAATGATTCAGCATTTTACTACATGAGGTTATCCAGAGTGTGCAAGATTTTTTTTCTCTTCGGATTTGGACTTTTACCTAACGCGGAGCCCGCCGACCGTATTTCAGCTATAGTAAGTTACTGGGTAGCCTCTATATTTCACTTCTGGGCTGGAATTGTTTTATATAACTGCGTGACAAGAGAAAATTCTTTGAACGACCTTCTATATGTGGCCCGAACGCAGACTTTTAATGTCTTAAAAATAAGGGGGCTTTCTGACACTATCCATGATAAAGTCGTCAAGTATTATGATTATAAGATGTCAAGTTTGAACATTTTAGAGAAGAAAAACTGCCTGTTTAAAGCGTTACCGAGTGAATTGACGTCAGAGATCAAAATGAGCTGTTTTGAGAACTATGTTGTAAAGATTCCCTGTTTTTCCGAATGGCCACCAGAAGTTATTGCTAAAATTGTGGATCTGCTGCAACCTGAAATATACTTGGGTAATGATCTAGTGAGCAGT ACACAGAACTCGCGCGATGGACTGGTGATAGTGGAAGTAGGGCTGCTGGCAGTGTACTCTAAACAAGAAGAAACCGGTCACCTCATGGATGGTGACTACTATGGAGAAACGGCGCTGGTCATCGATCGGGAGACGCCATCGAACACTGTCGTTGCTGTTACACCTAGCACG GTTTTGTTATTggataaaacacttttccgtaaAATGATGGCAGCATATCCAGACCTCTTCTGTTCGTTGCGCATGGAGTTCATATTAGCCAACGTACCGGATAGCCGTCATGGCGAAGAAACCGGTATTTCACCTGAATCGTAA
- the LOC134804135 gene encoding uncharacterized protein LOC134804135 — MPKNITSEVREIILKVKEFMDEEKRMQVPIIPLSKVYVRVSAATGVSERTVLNIVKEARLVEQGLLDPETLKKTPKKRVRTKGKIEVDEYDLQVIRRKIHEFYAFKKEVPTINKLLQILKEEINFKGSRETLRKILRKNGFQFRKTKNNKEKEPVPEPTSSVPPMVPPYIHTMFSHKNIQS, encoded by the exons ATGCCGAAAAATATAACCAGTGAAGTGCGTGAGATAATATTGAAAGTGAAAGAGTTCATGGACGAAGAAAAACGTATGCAAGTGCCGATAATTCCGTTAAGCAAAGTGTATGTGCGGGTCTCTGCCGCTACAG GTGTATCAGAGCGTACCGTACTTAACATAGTTAAAGAAGCACGCTTGGTAGAACAAGGCCTTCTAGACCCCGAGACGTTAAAGAAAACACCCAAAAAACGCGTTCGTACTAAAGGCAAGATCGAAGTCGACGAATATGACTTACAAGTCATAAGACGCAAAATCCATGAGTTCTATGCATTTAAAAAGGAGGTGCCAACTATCAACAAACTGTTACAAATCCTAAAAGAAGAAATCAATTTCAAAGGCTCGCGAGAAACTCTTCGTAAAATTCTTCGCAAAAACGGATTCCAGTTCAGAAAGACAAAGAATAACAAGGAGAAGGAGCCAGTTCCAGAACCTACGTCGTCAGTGCCTCCAATGGTCCCACCCTACATTCACACTATGTTTAGTCATAAAAATATTCAGTCGTAA
- the LOC134804112 gene encoding gamma-soluble NSF attachment protein-like: MAAKIQEAQQHCRAAEKYLKTSFLRWKPDYDSAADEYNQAAQCYRIARDLQNSKECHLKASENYNKHKAFFHAARALENAILVSKETSSPEEVYNLATEAASLYQQQGSGDSAAACLDKAAKIIEERSPELAYKLFAQAADVSSGESSQHQGAEYIGKASRLLVKLQWYDQAVDSLRREIGFHQENGNTGAIGRLTVAVVLVQLARGDAVAAEKAYKEWGNNCEVAEMQTIEQLLSAYDEEDRESAKRALMSPFIRSMDVEYARLAQLVPLPEALEPTPSAGIRENAAPSYVSPNASSCERASPEGDSRPDNVSYETPVQPPDEEELC, encoded by the exons ATGGCAGCGAAAATTCAAGAAGCCCAGCAACATTGCAGAGCCGCAGAGAAATA CCTTAAGACATCTTTCCTCCGATGGAAGCCAGACTACGATTCGGCGGCGGACGAATATAACCAAGCAG CCCAATGCTACCGGATCGCCCGGGACCTCCAGAACTCCAAAGAGTGCCACCTGAAGGCCTCAGAGAACTACAATAAGCACAAGGCGTTCTTCCATGCAGCGAGGGCTCTGGAGAATGCCATACTGGTTAGCAAGGAGACCAGTTCTCCTGAGGAG GTGTATAATCTAGCTACGGAAGCAGCCAGCCTGTACCAGCAACAGGGCTCCGGAGACTCCGCCGCTGCATGCCTAGACAAGGCCGCCAAAATCATAGAGGAGCGCTCACCGGAGCTCGCTTACAAACTGTTTGCTCAAGCGGCCGATGTATCTTCA GGTGAAAGCAGCCAACATCAGGGTGCAGAATACATCGGCAAGGCGTCTAGGCTTCTAGTTAAGTTGCAATG GTATGACCAAGCCGTGGACAGTCTTCGGAGGGAAATCGGTTTCCACCAGGAGAACGGGAACACGGGTGCCATCGGCCGTCTCACCGTGGCCGTTGTACTTGTTCAGCTAGCCCGGGGCGACGCCGTGGCGGCAGAGAAAGCGTACAAG GAATGGGGTAACAACTGCGAAGTGGCCGAAATGCAGACGATAGAGCAATTACTATCGGCATACGACGAGGAGGACCGCGAGTCCGCCAAGAGAGCCCTAATGTCGCCTTTTATAAGGAGCATGGACGTGGAGTACGCCAGGCTAGCACAG TTGGTGCCCCTGCCAGAAGCTTTAGAGCCCACGCCCAGCGCTGGGATCCGTGAGAACGCCGCACCTTCATACGTCAGCCCCAACGCCTCCAGCTGCGAG CGCGCGTCACCAGAAGGCGACAGTAGGCCCGACAACGTTTCGTACGAAACTCCCGTGCAACCTCCAGATGAAGAGGAACTGTGCTAG